One Natrinema salaciae genomic region harbors:
- a CDS encoding group I truncated hemoglobin — MTDSLYERLGGDDAITAVVDEFYDRVMDDEQVAGYFDDVDMQKQRAHQAQFISSVTGGPVEYSGGEMESVHADMGITPSDFRAIATHLDDALAAFDVDEDDREAVLEEIGSYQDAIVTAAD; from the coding sequence ATGACCGACTCACTGTACGAGCGACTCGGCGGCGACGACGCGATCACGGCCGTCGTCGACGAGTTCTACGATCGCGTCATGGACGACGAACAGGTCGCAGGCTACTTCGACGACGTCGACATGCAGAAACAGCGCGCCCACCAGGCCCAGTTTATCAGTTCGGTCACCGGCGGACCGGTCGAGTACTCGGGCGGTGAGATGGAATCGGTCCACGCGGATATGGGCATCACCCCGTCGGACTTCCGGGCGATCGCGACGCACCTCGACGACGCGCTCGCCGCGTTCGACGTCGACGAGGACGACCGGGAGGCGGTCCTCGAGGAGATCGGCAGCTATCAGGACGCGATCGTTACGGCGGCGGATTGA
- the hemC gene encoding hydroxymethylbilane synthase: MRTRGTLRLATRGSALARRQAALVADALEERRYEVELVTVETTGDQIRDELIHRLGKTGAFVRELDERVLEGDLDAAVHSMKDMPTEQPAELVTAAVPERGHPGDVIVTPDGATLEELPADATVGTSSLRRRAQLLSERPDLSVEPLRGNVDTRLEKLLAPALQAEHQKRTDADKERKGNVGDDDFEPAYDRTVEEWFDDRSELERRALGREVETAYDAVVLAQAGLERSGLTHSVEYRELPTSTFVPAPGQGALAVTAPDGETAREIQSAIDHPRSRVETTVERTILAELGGGCIAPVGIYAIVQGEHVHATASVFDRDGEESVTGSRDLPIETHAEAAREFARDLADRGAAALIEAARENDGSGTDGVSEGDKPEGK; this comes from the coding sequence ATGAGAACGCGCGGGACGCTGCGACTGGCGACGAGGGGGTCCGCACTCGCCCGGCGACAGGCCGCTCTGGTGGCCGACGCCCTGGAGGAGCGCCGGTACGAGGTCGAACTCGTCACCGTCGAGACGACCGGGGACCAGATCAGGGACGAGTTGATCCACCGACTCGGGAAGACCGGCGCGTTCGTCCGCGAGCTGGACGAGCGCGTCCTCGAGGGGGACCTCGACGCCGCGGTCCACTCGATGAAGGACATGCCGACCGAACAGCCCGCGGAGCTCGTGACCGCCGCGGTCCCGGAACGGGGACACCCGGGCGACGTCATCGTCACCCCCGACGGGGCGACGCTCGAGGAACTCCCCGCGGACGCGACCGTCGGCACCTCGAGTCTCCGCCGGCGCGCGCAACTGCTCTCGGAGCGGCCGGATCTCTCGGTCGAGCCGCTGCGCGGAAACGTCGACACGCGCCTCGAGAAACTGCTCGCGCCCGCGCTCCAGGCGGAACACCAGAAGCGGACGGACGCGGACAAGGAACGGAAGGGGAACGTCGGTGACGACGACTTCGAACCCGCGTACGATCGCACCGTCGAGGAGTGGTTCGACGACCGCTCGGAACTCGAGCGGCGGGCGCTCGGCCGCGAGGTCGAGACGGCGTACGACGCGGTCGTCCTCGCACAGGCCGGCCTCGAGCGCAGCGGGCTGACCCACTCCGTCGAGTATCGGGAGCTACCGACGTCGACGTTCGTCCCGGCACCGGGGCAGGGTGCGCTCGCGGTGACCGCCCCGGACGGGGAGACCGCCCGCGAGATCCAGAGCGCCATCGATCACCCGCGGAGCCGCGTCGAGACGACTGTCGAGCGAACGATTCTGGCGGAACTGGGCGGCGGCTGCATCGCCCCGGTCGGCATCTACGCGATCGTCCAGGGCGAACACGTCCACGCGACCGCGAGCGTCTTCGACCGCGACGGCGAGGAGTCGGTGACGGGAAGCCGAGACCTGCCGATCGAGACGCACGCGGAGGCCGCCCGCGAGTTCGCGCGGGACCTCGCGGACCGCGGTGCTGCGGCCCTGATCGAAGCGGCCCGCGAGAACGACGGGAGCGGCACGGACGGCGTCTCCGAGGGAGATAAACCCGAGGGGAAATAG
- a CDS encoding sensor histidine kinase, whose translation MRRPENTGILSSDRIPQYLIGFATGLTFVMLVEIVLLFSADPMPIDSGPFLTGVATTIPFLVGIVYAGYWLRSSALSTARYPRIAGWSLGGLATFLFINLVLIVTIPAESWIVAVSWVRWAVAFGAGIGLLVGSLEGRAIERAITAERAALRAEHLEEQRDYLDYLNSILRHEVLNTATVIDGYASRVLEEESTLDDRSRQWLEIVIDQSEEMSTVIDDVRTLLRTTDGHSRLERVDAARVLATEIKKLETEWEAVEVEASIPEHAFVRADDLVARIFSNLLSNAVEHNDAATPQVTVTVESTHETVRFEIADNGSGVPESEQETLFDRVESRGSTHGLGLYLVDQLVTRYDGTVELVDAGPAGSRFAVELPAAASDCAVEPFGEPATAALVLD comes from the coding sequence ATGCGACGTCCCGAGAACACTGGTATCCTCTCCAGCGACCGGATTCCCCAGTACTTGATCGGTTTCGCAACGGGACTGACGTTCGTGATGCTCGTCGAAATCGTTCTGCTGTTTTCCGCCGATCCGATGCCCATCGACAGCGGCCCGTTTCTGACGGGCGTCGCGACGACGATTCCCTTTCTCGTCGGAATCGTCTACGCCGGCTATTGGCTCCGCTCGTCCGCGCTCTCGACGGCCCGGTATCCGCGTATCGCGGGGTGGTCTCTCGGCGGGTTGGCCACCTTTCTGTTTATCAACCTCGTCCTGATCGTTACCATTCCGGCCGAATCGTGGATCGTCGCCGTTTCGTGGGTTCGGTGGGCCGTCGCCTTCGGCGCCGGGATCGGGTTGCTCGTCGGCTCTCTCGAAGGACGCGCAATCGAGCGCGCGATCACCGCCGAACGGGCCGCGCTCCGAGCCGAACACCTCGAGGAGCAGCGCGATTACCTCGATTATCTCAACAGCATCCTCCGACACGAGGTGTTGAACACCGCGACGGTCATCGACGGCTACGCGTCGCGAGTCCTCGAGGAGGAGTCGACGCTGGACGACCGGAGCCGCCAGTGGCTCGAGATCGTCATCGACCAGTCCGAGGAGATGTCGACGGTGATCGACGACGTGCGCACCCTCCTCCGGACGACCGACGGGCACTCCCGGCTCGAGCGGGTCGACGCCGCTCGAGTGCTGGCTACGGAAATCAAAAAGCTGGAGACCGAGTGGGAAGCGGTCGAGGTCGAGGCGTCGATCCCGGAGCACGCCTTCGTCCGTGCCGACGACCTCGTCGCCCGGATCTTCAGCAACCTCCTCTCGAACGCGGTCGAACACAACGATGCCGCGACGCCGCAGGTCACGGTCACGGTCGAGTCCACCCACGAAACCGTCCGATTCGAGATCGCGGACAACGGATCCGGGGTCCCGGAATCGGAGCAAGAGACCCTCTTCGACCGGGTCGAAAGCCGCGGGAGCACGCACGGACTGGGGCTCTATCTGGTCGATCAGTTGGTCACTCGCTACGACGGGACCGTCGAACTCGTGGACGCCGGCCCGGCGGGGAGCCGCTTCGCGGTCGAACTCCCGGCGGCCGCGAGCGACTGCGCGGTCGAACCGTTCGGGGAACCCGCGACGGCGGCGCTCGTCCTGGACTGA
- a CDS encoding nitric-oxide reductase large subunit, with protein sequence MQVSRKQLATFLATIFVVNLIVMGGGAWLSYANEPDIPDTIVGPDGETVATSDDVRTGKTVFQENGLMNQGSILGRGSYYDTDYTADALELKAEYMREYYAQERHDENYTALNASVQAGIDQQVRQELQSSSYEPDRVEYSAAEVYAHQQVRQDYVERYYEGDRERGVPEGQVPSAEGAEEFADFALWTAWISHTDRPDSDTSFTNDWPYSPAAGNDPGGSIMTWSVIAMVLLVGGAGIAIWLYQSVELPEPEADGVSIPHPSEIDLTPSQLLSTRFVLIGAVLFAAQTFLGGLLAHYYVERDGFFGMRELIGVDILQWLPWSIARTWHVDLGVLWIATMWLGAGLFLAPLLTGREPPKQALYVKGLIGALLVVAVGGLAGIWLGINNVFDGQLWWLLGNEGLEYLEIGRIWQFGLLAGFVGWTVLVARGFKPLLDREPRYGLGHMIVYAGGSIGLLFTAGFLYTPRSNIVTTEFWRWWVVHMWVEGVFEFFIVVVIALTLVSMNLLSKKSAEKAVIFQAALVMGSGIIGVSHHYWWAGLPEVWLPIGSVFSTLEFIPLLFILYEALGQYRAMDTAGTDFPYRMTFYFIVASSVWNFFGAGVIGFFINLPLISYYETGTYLTVAHAHGAMFGAFGLLAMGMAVYILRLTTRTEHWTDRRLRWSFWLCNVGLALMIFLSLLPIGFLQLETGFTQGYAASRSLEFYEGGLIQALFWLRMPGDTLLIAGSVLFAWDVATKLLLQRKATATETTGHVIADRIVGDRDPVDPISDDD encoded by the coding sequence ATGCAAGTATCCAGAAAGCAACTCGCCACGTTCCTCGCGACGATTTTCGTCGTCAATCTCATCGTTATGGGCGGCGGGGCGTGGCTCTCGTACGCGAACGAACCGGACATTCCGGACACGATCGTCGGTCCGGACGGCGAAACGGTCGCGACGAGCGACGACGTCCGGACCGGAAAGACGGTCTTCCAGGAGAACGGTCTGATGAATCAGGGCTCGATCCTGGGTCGTGGCAGTTACTACGATACCGACTACACCGCCGACGCGCTCGAGTTGAAGGCCGAGTACATGCGCGAGTACTACGCGCAGGAGCGCCACGACGAGAACTACACGGCGCTGAACGCCTCGGTACAGGCCGGCATCGATCAGCAGGTCCGGCAGGAACTGCAGTCGAGCAGTTACGAACCCGACCGGGTCGAGTACTCCGCCGCGGAAGTCTACGCCCACCAGCAGGTGCGGCAGGACTACGTCGAGCGCTACTACGAGGGTGACCGCGAGCGCGGCGTGCCCGAAGGGCAGGTCCCGAGCGCCGAGGGGGCCGAGGAGTTCGCCGACTTCGCGCTGTGGACCGCCTGGATCTCTCACACCGACCGCCCCGACTCGGACACGTCGTTCACGAACGACTGGCCGTACTCGCCTGCCGCGGGCAACGACCCCGGGGGCTCGATCATGACCTGGAGCGTCATCGCGATGGTGCTGCTGGTCGGCGGTGCGGGAATCGCTATCTGGCTCTACCAGAGCGTCGAACTCCCCGAACCCGAGGCCGACGGCGTCTCCATCCCCCACCCGTCGGAGATCGATCTGACGCCGAGTCAGCTGTTGAGTACCAGGTTCGTCCTCATCGGCGCCGTGCTGTTCGCCGCCCAGACGTTCCTCGGCGGCTTGCTCGCCCACTACTACGTCGAGCGCGACGGGTTCTTCGGTATGCGGGAGCTGATCGGGGTCGACATCCTCCAGTGGCTCCCCTGGTCGATCGCCCGGACCTGGCACGTCGACCTCGGCGTGCTCTGGATCGCCACGATGTGGCTCGGTGCGGGGCTGTTCCTCGCCCCGCTGCTGACCGGTCGCGAACCGCCTAAACAGGCGCTGTACGTGAAGGGATTGATCGGTGCGTTGCTGGTCGTCGCCGTTGGCGGACTGGCCGGCATCTGGCTCGGCATCAACAACGTCTTCGACGGCCAGCTCTGGTGGCTGCTCGGCAACGAGGGACTGGAGTACCTCGAGATCGGCCGAATCTGGCAGTTCGGCCTGCTGGCCGGCTTCGTCGGCTGGACCGTCCTCGTGGCCCGCGGGTTCAAACCGTTGCTGGACCGCGAACCCCGCTACGGGCTGGGCCACATGATCGTCTACGCGGGCGGCTCGATCGGCCTGCTGTTCACCGCGGGCTTCCTCTACACGCCCCGGAGCAACATCGTCACGACCGAGTTCTGGCGCTGGTGGGTCGTCCACATGTGGGTCGAAGGCGTCTTCGAGTTCTTCATCGTCGTCGTCATCGCGCTGACGCTGGTCTCGATGAACCTCCTGTCGAAGAAGTCCGCCGAGAAGGCCGTCATCTTCCAGGCCGCGCTCGTGATGGGCAGCGGGATCATCGGCGTCTCCCACCACTACTGGTGGGCCGGCCTCCCCGAAGTCTGGCTCCCCATCGGGAGCGTCTTCTCCACGCTCGAGTTCATCCCGCTCCTGTTCATCCTCTACGAGGCGCTCGGCCAGTACCGCGCGATGGACACCGCGGGGACCGACTTCCCCTACCGGATGACCTTCTACTTCATCGTCGCCTCGTCCGTCTGGAACTTCTTCGGGGCCGGCGTGATCGGCTTCTTCATCAACCTGCCGCTGATCAGTTACTACGAGACCGGGACGTACCTCACCGTGGCCCACGCCCACGGCGCGATGTTCGGCGCGTTCGGCCTGCTCGCGATGGGGATGGCCGTCTACATCCTCCGGCTCACGACCCGGACCGAGCACTGGACCGACCGACGGCTCCGCTGGTCGTTCTGGCTGTGCAACGTCGGGCTAGCGCTGATGATCTTCCTGTCGCTGCTGCCAATCGGCTTCCTCCAGCTCGAGACCGGCTTCACGCAGGGGTACGCCGCCTCGCGGAGCCTCGAGTTCTACGAGGGCGGGCTGATCCAGGCGCTGTTCTGGCTGCGCATGCCCGGCGACACGCTGTTGATCGCCGGTTCGGTGCTCTTCGCCTGGGACGTGGCCACGAAACTGCTCCTCCAGCGGAAGGCGACCGCAACGGAGACGACCGGACACGTCATCGCCGATCGGATCGTCGGCGACCGCGATCCCGTCGACCCGATCAGCGACGACGACTGA